From the genome of candidate division WWE3 bacterium:
TGTGTTCGATTATCTCTGCAGCTCTAGTATTTTCAAGTCGACCTGTTTTGGCAGCTGCCGGAGACTGCGGAGCGGGCTCCTGTCCGGCTAATTATACCTGCCAAGCGACATCCAATCCGATATTTTGTTGCCCAGTTGCTACTCCGACTCTTACCGCTTGTGGCACCAGCTGCTGCGAAGTCGCTAATTGCTATCATCCGGCAATAGGTTTACCAACCTGCGTTAATACCAACACCAGTAACTTAAGCACCTGTGGAAGTAATCTCTGTGTCACACAAATTTGTTGTGATACAGGCACATTAGATAACTGTGTGCCATTACCAGCTGCCGGTTGTAGTCAGCGTCAACGGGTAAACGATGGCTGCGATAGCGACGGCGTTACCTGTCACCTAAAGCCTACCGACGCTTCGGTCCCCGCGCGGTTCATCACCGCGGCCGGTTCTGAGTGTGGTAATCACTTATGTGACCCCGGTGAGGCGTGTGAGTTTTCGATTGTCGCCGGAGGCGTACCTTTTACC
Proteins encoded in this window:
- a CDS encoding pilin; protein product: MKFLKVFFLCSIISAALVFSSRPVLAAAGDCGAGSCPANYTCQATSNPIFCCPVATPTLTACGTSCCEVANCYHPAIGLPTCVNTNTSNLSTCGSNLCVTQICCDTGTLDNCVPLPAAGCSQRQRVNDGCDSDGVTCHLKPTDASVPARFITAAGSECGNHLCDPGEACEFSIVAGGVPFTCDGNGGTSPLPAGQTCNATCTQIISNGQGGAISGNPSTYHLDTTAIGVTPKFTTLGGITSFVVKTMVGLAGVAFMIMFLIGAFKFVTSQGDKAAVESAKGTITSAFIGVALTAALFAIMTLLQNVFGVSLLNITT